One Granulicella sp. 5B5 DNA window includes the following coding sequences:
- the recR gene encoding recombination mediator RecR encodes MQRFAEPMARLIDELRKLPGVGTKSAQRYAFHILRASDADANALATAIHALKQHLRLCSLCNNITDVDPCHYCTNPARNQHVICVVEEPTNIAAIEKTRSYNGLYHVLHGTLSPVNGIGPDQLRLTNLWPRLSKLADADNTTAELGELILADSPTVEGEATARYLADEAHRRFPTLRITRIATGVPAGSDIEYADEVTMTRALEGRRSL; translated from the coding sequence ATGCAACGCTTCGCCGAACCCATGGCCCGGCTCATCGACGAGCTCCGCAAGCTGCCCGGAGTCGGCACCAAGTCTGCGCAGCGCTACGCCTTCCACATCCTCCGCGCCTCCGACGCCGACGCCAACGCGCTCGCCACCGCCATCCACGCGCTCAAGCAGCACCTTCGCCTCTGCTCGCTCTGCAACAACATCACCGACGTCGACCCCTGCCACTACTGCACCAACCCCGCACGCAACCAGCACGTCATCTGCGTCGTCGAAGAGCCCACCAACATCGCGGCCATCGAAAAGACCCGTAGCTACAACGGCCTTTACCACGTCCTCCACGGCACGCTCTCGCCGGTCAACGGCATCGGCCCCGACCAGCTCCGCCTTACCAACCTCTGGCCACGCCTCTCCAAGCTCGCTGACGCCGACAACACCACCGCCGAGCTCGGCGAACTCATCCTCGCCGACTCCCCCACCGTCGAAGGCGAAGCCACCGCACGCTATCTCGCCGACGAAGCCCACCGCCGCTTCCCGACGCTGCGCATCACCCGCATCGCCACCGGCGTCCCCGCTGGCTCTGACATCGAATACGCCGACGAGGTCACCATGACCCGCGCCCTCGAAGGCCGCCGCTCGCTCTAG
- a CDS encoding metallophosphoesterase, which translates to MAPLNSPLNRRQFLRQSFAFSALAATGLTERAFALAPDPAAHHILMFGDWGKQEDTLGQGKVAASMVRYSTQHRLHTDALFMLGDSWYGPLPGGPDSPRFQTQFEQMYPAKHFPGPAYSIMGNHDYQHMPAGVSKREAELAYASRPNTRWTQPSLWYTFDLPAKSPLIKVIALDSNVPMGHKTDAVNFTLTPEQQADQLAWLTAELERPTSAPFTIVMGHHPIFSNGPHGDHKVLMAEWEPLLRKHNIPLYLAGHDHDLQHLEFEGHPTSFVCSGAGGADLYTLKITEDQRGPFADKVYGFTHLEATPTALTLRHIDADGKVLHAFTKSLDNKVSILV; encoded by the coding sequence ATGGCTCCCTTGAACTCCCCGCTCAATCGCCGCCAGTTCCTCCGCCAGAGCTTCGCCTTCTCCGCGCTCGCCGCCACCGGCCTCACAGAGCGCGCCTTCGCCCTCGCACCCGACCCCGCCGCGCACCACATCCTCATGTTCGGCGACTGGGGTAAGCAGGAGGACACCCTCGGCCAGGGCAAAGTCGCCGCCTCCATGGTTCGCTACTCCACCCAGCACCGCCTCCATACCGACGCCCTCTTCATGCTCGGCGATAGCTGGTACGGCCCGCTCCCCGGCGGCCCCGACTCCCCGCGCTTCCAGACCCAGTTCGAGCAGATGTACCCCGCCAAACACTTCCCTGGTCCCGCCTACTCCATCATGGGCAACCACGACTACCAGCACATGCCCGCCGGCGTCAGCAAGCGCGAAGCCGAGCTCGCATACGCCTCCCGCCCCAACACCCGCTGGACGCAGCCCTCGCTCTGGTATACCTTCGACCTCCCGGCGAAATCTCCACTCATCAAAGTCATTGCCCTCGACAGCAACGTCCCCATGGGGCACAAGACCGACGCCGTCAACTTCACCCTCACCCCCGAGCAACAAGCCGACCAGCTCGCCTGGCTCACCGCCGAGCTCGAACGCCCTACCAGCGCGCCCTTCACCATCGTCATGGGCCACCACCCCATCTTCTCCAACGGCCCCCATGGCGACCACAAGGTCCTCATGGCGGAGTGGGAGCCGCTCCTCCGCAAGCACAACATCCCACTCTACCTCGCCGGCCACGACCACGACCTCCAGCACCTCGAGTTCGAAGGCCATCCCACCTCCTTCGTCTGCTCCGGCGCAGGCGGCGCCGACCTCTACACCCTCAAGATCACCGAAGACCAGCGCGGCCCCTTCGCCGACAAGGTCTACGGCTTCACCCACCTCGAAGCCACTCCCACCGCCCTCACCCTGCGCCACATCGACGCCGACGGCAAGGTACTCCACGCCTTCACCAAGTCACTCGATAATAAAGTCAGCATTCTCGTTTGA